The following coding sequences lie in one Flagellimonas eckloniae genomic window:
- a CDS encoding phosphatase PAP2 family protein gives MFQKLLNWDKETFIYLNGLGTESYDSFWSTITEITTWIPLFLLFALLFILKFPRRESLLNILSVVATTIFIVVLTYLAKIFIERPRPCNDETINSAIRILKTPTDYSFFSGHASSSFAITAMVFLLLRSRVKWAWIFFLWPLAFSYSRIYVGVHFPLDILVGAIIGILSAIFFYKMYKRLFYPTQG, from the coding sequence ATGTTCCAGAAGCTTCTTAATTGGGATAAAGAAACTTTTATTTACCTCAATGGACTTGGAACGGAAAGCTATGATTCTTTTTGGTCCACAATTACTGAAATAACCACTTGGATTCCTTTATTTCTGCTCTTTGCACTACTCTTTATATTAAAATTTCCCAGGCGAGAATCACTTTTAAACATACTTTCGGTTGTAGCAACTACTATTTTCATTGTAGTTCTCACCTATTTGGCAAAGATTTTTATTGAAAGACCTCGACCTTGCAATGATGAAACCATAAATTCTGCAATCAGAATATTAAAAACACCAACGGATTACAGCTTTTTTTCCGGTCATGCATCTAGTTCCTTTGCCATTACCGCAATGGTTTTTTTATTGCTGAGAAGTAGGGTTAAATGGGCTTGGATTTTCTTTTTATGGCCCTTGGCGTTTTCCTACAGTAGGATTTATGTAGGAGTCCATTTTCCATTGGATATTTTGGTGGGTGCTATAATCGGAATCCTTTCAGCGATTTTCTTTTACAAAATGTACAAACGATTATTTTACCCTACACAGGGTTAA
- a CDS encoding Sec-independent protein translocase subunit TatA/TatB: MHFLFISGAEIFFILFIVVMVFGADKIPGIAKGLGKGMRQLRDATDDIKREIQKTADKQGIDTDFTKDIRKELDEVKKNVDEVTGAVKRSTK, encoded by the coding sequence ATGCATTTTCTATTCATAAGTGGCGCAGAAATCTTTTTTATCCTCTTTATAGTGGTCATGGTTTTTGGTGCGGATAAGATTCCAGGAATTGCCAAAGGACTTGGCAAAGGAATGCGGCAATTAAGAGATGCCACGGACGACATTAAAAGAGAAATCCAAAAGACCGCTGATAAGCAAGGTATAGATACAGATTTTACAAAAGACATTCGAAAAGAATTGGACGAAGTCAAGAAAAATGTAGATGAGGTTACCGGCGCAGTAAAAAGAAGCACAAAATAA
- a CDS encoding M1 family metallopeptidase, with protein sequence MNKVKYLFASILFLFGAMAIAQEEGEAKEEKKPGHYNQNKFKQLYEEFSTPNTYRSASGAPGPDYYQQRADYKMNIELDDKNAKIYGEETITYFNNSPDDLEFLWVQLDQNVRAKDSKSPLRNGNGVNFAYTAGNFANTYLTDPFDGGFNIEFVKDSNGKPLSYTINQTMMRLNIPQPLKSGEQISFSIKWWYNINDHVNGRGRSGYEYFPKDGNRAYVIAQFFPRMAVYSDVEGWQNHQFWGSGEFALPFGNYDVSITVPADHVLDATGVLQNRDDVFSKEMMKRYKLAKKSYDKPVIIVNQAEAEAAEKSFSEKKKTWKFKATNVRDYGFATSRKFIWDMQAVKIGSKDVMAVSLYPKEGNPLWEEQSTKAVAQTLETYSKFTFDYPYHKAISVHAKNQGMEYPMICWNYGRPNEDGTYSDRTKYGMISVIIHEVGHNYFPMIVNSDERQWGWMDEGLDTFMQYLTEQEFGEKYPDVIAPNGNYPSRRGEPAKIVPYMGGDQSHISPIMSNPENVYQLGPNAYGKPATALNILRETVMGKELFDHAFKTYAQRWMFKHPTPEDFFRTMEDASAVDLDWYWRGWFYTTDYVDIGVKGVKKYYVSSKPTKEMEEYMADRNLTEADLPPLVYLAEEDSEDFMPELEGKAPSETSQNLKEFMMDNMTEAERSQVKEPKYFYEITFDKPGGIPMPLIVEYTYADGSKENITYPAEIWRKNDAEVKRVLSSQKELTGIVVDPKLETADIDTANNSWPKKEEKSDFDKFKENIKG encoded by the coding sequence ATGAACAAAGTCAAGTATCTATTTGCTTCTATATTGTTCCTTTTTGGTGCTATGGCCATAGCACAGGAAGAAGGGGAAGCAAAAGAAGAAAAGAAGCCCGGCCATTACAATCAAAATAAGTTCAAACAGCTGTATGAGGAGTTTTCCACTCCAAATACATATAGGTCAGCCTCTGGTGCTCCTGGCCCTGATTATTATCAGCAACGTGCAGATTATAAGATGAATATTGAGCTGGATGATAAAAATGCAAAAATATATGGAGAAGAAACCATTACGTATTTCAACAATTCTCCAGACGATTTAGAGTTTCTTTGGGTGCAATTGGATCAAAATGTACGTGCAAAGGACTCAAAATCTCCATTGCGGAATGGAAATGGGGTAAATTTTGCCTACACGGCAGGAAATTTTGCCAACACCTATCTTACTGACCCTTTTGATGGTGGTTTTAATATTGAATTTGTTAAAGATTCCAATGGAAAACCATTGTCTTATACCATTAACCAGACCATGATGCGTTTGAATATTCCGCAACCGTTGAAAAGTGGGGAGCAGATATCTTTTTCAATCAAATGGTGGTATAACATCAATGATCACGTAAATGGTAGAGGACGCTCAGGTTATGAATATTTCCCTAAAGATGGTAACCGTGCTTATGTAATTGCACAATTTTTCCCAAGAATGGCTGTATATAGCGATGTTGAAGGTTGGCAAAACCATCAGTTCTGGGGAAGTGGAGAGTTTGCACTTCCATTTGGTAATTATGATGTAAGCATCACAGTGCCCGCGGATCATGTTTTGGATGCAACAGGTGTGCTACAAAACAGGGATGATGTTTTTTCAAAAGAAATGATGAAACGCTATAAGCTGGCAAAAAAATCATATGACAAACCAGTAATAATTGTAAACCAGGCCGAAGCTGAAGCCGCTGAAAAAAGTTTTTCAGAAAAGAAAAAAACCTGGAAATTCAAAGCGACAAATGTTCGAGATTACGGTTTTGCAACATCTAGAAAATTTATCTGGGATATGCAGGCCGTAAAAATTGGAAGCAAAGACGTTATGGCGGTTTCCTTATATCCCAAGGAAGGAAATCCACTTTGGGAAGAGCAATCTACCAAAGCCGTTGCCCAAACTTTGGAAACCTATTCCAAGTTTACTTTTGATTATCCATATCACAAGGCAATTTCCGTTCATGCAAAAAATCAAGGAATGGAATATCCCATGATTTGCTGGAATTATGGACGGCCAAATGAAGATGGAACCTATTCAGACAGAACAAAATACGGGATGATCAGCGTAATCATCCATGAAGTAGGACATAACTATTTTCCAATGATCGTTAATTCTGATGAACGTCAATGGGGATGGATGGACGAAGGTTTAGATACCTTTATGCAATATTTGACAGAGCAGGAATTTGGTGAAAAATATCCAGATGTAATTGCTCCAAATGGAAATTACCCATCGCGCAGGGGAGAACCTGCCAAAATTGTTCCTTATATGGGCGGAGATCAGAGCCATATATCTCCCATAATGTCTAATCCAGAAAATGTATACCAATTAGGTCCAAATGCCTATGGGAAGCCAGCAACAGCTCTAAACATCCTTAGAGAAACGGTTATGGGCAAGGAATTGTTTGACCATGCATTTAAAACATATGCGCAGCGTTGGATGTTTAAACACCCTACACCTGAAGATTTCTTCCGCACTATGGAAGATGCATCTGCTGTAGATCTTGATTGGTATTGGAGAGGTTGGTTCTATACTACCGATTATGTCGATATAGGTGTGAAAGGCGTTAAAAAATACTATGTGAGTAGTAAGCCAACAAAGGAAATGGAGGAATATATGGCAGATAGAAACCTTACAGAAGCGGATTTACCTCCCTTGGTATATTTGGCAGAAGAAGACAGTGAGGATTTTATGCCAGAGTTGGAAGGAAAGGCTCCCAGCGAGACCTCTCAAAACTTGAAGGAATTTATGATGGACAATATGACCGAAGCAGAAAGAAGTCAGGTTAAAGAGCCAAAATATTTTTACGAAATAACTTTTGATAAACCAGGAGGAATACCAATGCCTTTGATTGTTGAGTATACCTATGCAGATGGTAGCAAGGAAAACATTACCTATCCGGCTGAAATATGGAGAAAGAATGATGCAGAGGTAAAACGTGTGCTTTCATCACAAAAAGAATTGACGGGCATTGTTGTTGACCCAAAATTGGAGACTGCAGATATTGATACTGCCAACAATTCTTGGCCAAAGAAAGAGGAAAAATCAGACTTTGATAAGTTTAAGGAAAATATCAAAGGATAG
- a CDS encoding DUF6702 family protein: MIKNTVLILTVMLLFSFTTLHKYYLSVTNMQYSEKNDSFQITSRIFIDDLEEVLKERYGIIAELATSDEAKVSNAYIEKYFRTKFAIELNGEIAKYTFLGKKYEEDVVICYLELNNINFTDLQSISIQNEILTDLFEEQQNVVHLKWKGQKKSFVLIKENNKGMLNF; the protein is encoded by the coding sequence ATGATAAAAAACACCGTTCTCATACTTACAGTAATGCTGTTGTTTTCATTTACAACCTTGCACAAATACTATTTGAGCGTGACGAACATGCAATACTCAGAAAAGAATGATTCATTCCAAATTACCAGTCGCATATTTATTGATGATTTGGAGGAAGTGTTGAAGGAGCGTTACGGAATCATTGCCGAGTTGGCAACTTCAGATGAAGCAAAGGTTTCAAATGCCTATATTGAGAAATACTTCAGGACTAAATTTGCAATAGAACTTAATGGTGAAATTGCCAAATACACTTTTTTAGGAAAGAAATATGAAGAGGATGTAGTGATTTGCTACTTGGAATTGAACAACATAAACTTCACGGATTTACAATCTATATCCATCCAAAATGAAATTCTTACCGACCTCTTCGAAGAGCAACAAAACGTAGTCCATTTAAAATGGAAAGGACAAAAGAAGAGTTTTGTGCTGATCAAGGAAAATAATAAAGGAATGTTAAACTTCTAA
- a CDS encoding carboxypeptidase-like regulatory domain-containing protein: MRELKGKVYNKDKDVVGVAVQNITANRAVITDLDGNFSILVRLNDTLVFSAVQFKRKILPINEALFNTNFITVPLEEFVNELREVVVTPYNLSGDLNQDLEGLQLEKDVSAEALKLPNAHQKIPTQSERKLQQATFGKFNVGMILSPPLDPIINAITGRTKMLKNRVKVDKAYARTQRVQDFYVDSLFITTLKIPMANIDDFMYFCEVDEEFQKTVDNGDKLKIWDFLILKSRAYRENNNLD; this comes from the coding sequence GTGAGGGAACTGAAAGGCAAAGTATACAATAAGGATAAAGATGTTGTTGGGGTGGCCGTTCAGAATATTACGGCAAATCGGGCTGTTATTACAGATCTTGACGGCAACTTTTCAATTTTAGTACGACTCAATGATACCTTAGTTTTTTCCGCAGTTCAATTCAAAAGAAAAATACTTCCTATAAATGAGGCGCTTTTCAATACTAATTTCATCACTGTTCCTTTGGAAGAATTTGTAAACGAGTTAAGGGAAGTTGTTGTAACTCCTTATAACCTTTCGGGTGATTTGAATCAGGATTTAGAGGGTTTGCAACTGGAAAAAGATGTGAGTGCCGAAGCTTTGAAACTTCCGAATGCGCATCAAAAAATACCAACCCAAAGTGAACGTAAACTGCAACAAGCCACCTTTGGAAAGTTTAATGTTGGCATGATTCTTAGTCCTCCTTTAGATCCCATTATTAATGCAATTACCGGACGCACCAAAATGCTCAAAAATAGGGTTAAGGTAGATAAGGCTTATGCAAGAACACAGAGGGTACAGGATTTCTACGTTGATTCCCTTTTTATTACAACCTTAAAAATACCAATGGCCAATATAGATGATTTCATGTATTTCTGTGAGGTAGATGAGGAGTTTCAGAAGACAGTTGACAACGGTGATAAACTTAAAATATGGGATTTTCTGATCTTAAAGAGTAGGGCGTATAGAGAAAACAATAATCTAGACTGA
- a CDS encoding carboxypeptidase-like regulatory domain-containing protein, translating to MKNSYLIVFFLVFTGISMAQDNRQVLRGKVLYRGSNVPNENVINSTSETATITNDDGQFAILVKEGDQLVFTAVNYQLEVITITKEILDNNRLVVEVTEKVTELDEVIISPENQKKFLEVKNEDFKGFEYEIDRGTEVENVAMSRADRGMRDGINFVNIFKALFNSKKEAEGQQVQLKVSEVLRTVYDDEFFVADLKLPQDKIDAFLIYCDDKVPSQTLLRKENEFQLIDFLVTHSKTYLAELDEE from the coding sequence ATGAAAAACAGTTACCTAATAGTATTTTTTTTGGTTTTTACCGGTATTTCCATGGCGCAGGACAATAGACAGGTCTTGCGAGGAAAAGTCTTGTACAGGGGTAGCAATGTTCCCAATGAGAATGTTATTAATTCAACCTCTGAAACTGCTACCATTACCAACGATGATGGGCAATTTGCGATTTTGGTAAAAGAAGGAGACCAACTTGTTTTTACCGCAGTGAACTACCAGTTGGAGGTGATTACCATTACCAAAGAAATTTTGGATAATAATAGGCTTGTGGTAGAGGTAACCGAGAAAGTGACCGAATTGGATGAAGTAATCATTAGTCCAGAAAACCAAAAGAAATTTCTGGAGGTTAAAAATGAAGATTTCAAAGGGTTTGAATATGAAATTGATAGAGGTACCGAGGTGGAGAACGTAGCAATGTCCAGAGCCGATCGTGGTATGCGGGATGGTATTAATTTTGTGAATATTTTCAAGGCACTCTTCAATTCAAAAAAGGAAGCAGAGGGACAACAGGTACAATTAAAAGTTAGCGAGGTACTGCGTACGGTATATGATGACGAGTTTTTTGTGGCGGACTTAAAATTGCCACAGGATAAAATAGATGCTTTTTTAATCTATTGTGATGATAAAGTACCTTCACAAACTCTGTTACGAAAGGAAAATGAGTTTCAATTGATTGACTTTTTGGTAACACACAGCAAAACATATTTGGCAGAGCTGGATGAGGAATAA
- a CDS encoding beta strand repeat-containing protein: MKTCFIPIAFALSMISSMQGQIKIGDNPQNLDPSSVLELESNSRVLVITRMTTTQMENTSPLRGALVYNTDTQCVHFYTGTLWENLCNRPDEQTFTTDAIVNFSPTLVITQDGSNFNFEVGEIRGENIVDTSINGEMDIQPGSITGQQLQDASISFDKLAIGDNTGEILQWNGAQWTLVDIAGLSVTEIDGIVGNEVVGPFDTTLRLEGTGDSTNPFLLDVSVGGIGTSEIANDAVTANKIDVSVAGTGLNQAVDGSLEVDVATFADGDVTSTDGTIALTGTTTNAIFEDINFDVADNAITNAKMADDAINTDEIVDDAVTADKIDVSVAGTGLNQAVDGSLEVDVATFADGDITSTDGTIALTGTTTNAIFEDINFDVADNAITNAKMADNAINTDEIVDDAVTADKIDVSVAGTGLNQAVDGSLEVDVATFADGDITSTDGTIVLTGTTTNAIFEDVNFDVADNAITNAKMADDAINTDEIVDDAVTADKIGTTGVTDANKVLGTDTAGEPQWQDAANLATSLGQDVTSTNGSITGIQADAALVAMDLEVNVDGTTIEVDATNGLQIPDNAITNAKMADDAINTDEIVDDAVTANKIGTTGVTDANKVLGTDTAGDPQWQDAANLATSLGQDVTSTNGSITGTQADAALVAMDLEVNVDGTTIEVDATNGLQVPDGGITLAKLADAAADDQILQWNATSTAWELADGSALQQTINGTLGSIFFSDGAGSLLENNTNLFWDNTFDSGNGALGLGTTTPQTKLHIREAAGNNLTYGLQLQNANNNASGGSAAGILFSVEATGNFGKGALVYERNQNFAKGDFHFLQNIASTTDNPDLTDAVMTIKNTGEVGIGELNPNAQLHVKRSAGNNLFYGLQLQNSNNNNTGGSASGILFAVEATGNYGKGALVYERKDQNAKGDFHFLQNDDNNQNVPDLSHAIMTIKNDGKVGVGTTAPNSTLQTTGSFSAPIVSTLGNTTLDASHYTVILDGLHSITLPVANTCQGRIYIIKNPTAFNPTISSYFDSVGASTTTIPTGVVQLQSDGTNWQQIN; encoded by the coding sequence GTGAAAACATGTTTTATACCTATTGCTTTCGCCCTATCTATGATATCTTCAATGCAAGGACAGATAAAAATTGGCGATAATCCACAAAATTTAGATCCTTCCTCGGTTCTGGAACTGGAAAGTAATTCAAGGGTATTGGTCATTACCCGAATGACGACTACCCAAATGGAAAATACATCGCCATTAAGAGGCGCCTTGGTTTACAATACAGATACCCAGTGTGTCCATTTTTACACCGGAACACTTTGGGAAAACCTTTGTAATCGCCCAGATGAACAGACATTTACAACGGATGCTATCGTAAACTTTAGTCCTACCTTGGTCATAACGCAGGACGGTAGCAACTTTAATTTCGAGGTTGGTGAGATTAGGGGTGAAAATATTGTTGACACCTCCATAAATGGGGAAATGGATATTCAACCAGGATCTATCACCGGCCAACAACTACAAGATGCTTCCATATCCTTTGATAAATTGGCTATTGGCGATAACACAGGTGAAATTTTGCAATGGAATGGTGCCCAATGGACTCTGGTTGATATTGCCGGACTCAGCGTAACCGAAATTGATGGAATAGTTGGTAACGAGGTGGTCGGACCATTTGACACCACTTTAAGGCTTGAAGGCACTGGTGATAGTACGAATCCATTTCTTTTGGATGTAAGTGTTGGAGGAATTGGCACGAGTGAAATTGCAAACGATGCAGTCACAGCCAATAAAATAGACGTTTCAGTGGCGGGAACAGGACTGAACCAGGCTGTGGACGGCTCACTCGAAGTGGACGTAGCAACGTTTGCCGACGGGGACGTCACATCAACGGACGGAACAATTGCGCTTACGGGAACAACGACAAACGCAATCTTTGAGGATATAAACTTCGATGTGGCTGACAACGCCATCACTAACGCAAAAATGGCCGATGACGCGATCAACACCGATGAGATCGTTGACGATGCCGTGACAGCCGATAAAATAGACGTTTCAGTGGCGGGAACAGGACTGAACCAGGCTGTGGACGGCTCACTCGAAGTGGACGTAGCAACGTTTGCCGACGGGGACATCACATCAACGGACGGAACAATTGCGCTTACGGGAACAACGACAAACGCAATCTTTGAGGATATAAACTTCGATGTGGCTGACAACGCCATCACTAACGCAAAAATGGCCGATAACGCGATCAACACCGATGAGATCGTTGACGATGCCGTGACAGCCGATAAAATAGACGTTTCAGTTGCGGGAACAGGACTGAACCAGGCTGTGGACGGCTCACTCGAAGTGGACGTAGCAACGTTTGCCGACGGGGACATCACATCAACGGACGGAACAATTGTGCTTACGGGAACAACGACAAATGCAATCTTTGAGGATGTAAACTTCGATGTGGCGGACAATGCCATCACCAATGCTAAAATGGCGGATGACGCCATAAACACGGACGAAATCGTTGACGATGCCGTGACAGCTGATAAAATAGGAACAACTGGTGTCACAGACGCAAACAAAGTGCTGGGAACCGATACCGCCGGCGAGCCACAATGGCAGGACGCCGCAAACCTAGCAACAAGCCTTGGACAGGACGTAACATCCACAAATGGCTCCATAACTGGAATTCAGGCTGATGCCGCACTCGTGGCAATGGACCTTGAGGTCAATGTTGATGGAACCACGATTGAAGTGGATGCAACCAATGGTTTGCAAATCCCCGACAATGCCATCACCAACGCTAAAATGGCGGATGACGCCATAAACACCGACGAAATCGTTGATGACGCCGTGACAGCCAATAAAATAGGAACAACTGGTGTCACAGACGCAAACAAAGTACTGGGAACCGATACCGCCGGCGACCCACAATGGCAGGACGCCGCAAACCTAGCAACAAGCCTTGGACAGGACGTAACATCCACAAATGGCTCCATAACTGGAACTCAGGCTGATGCCGCACTCGTGGCAATGGACCTTGAGGTTAACGTAGACGGGACAACAATTGAGGTGGACGCCACCAATGGACTGCAAGTTCCAGATGGCGGCATTACGCTCGCAAAACTGGCAGATGCCGCTGCAGACGACCAAATCTTGCAATGGAATGCCACATCCACAGCATGGGAGCTTGCTGATGGTTCTGCTTTGCAGCAAACCATCAATGGAACTTTAGGCTCCATTTTCTTTTCGGATGGAGCAGGCAGTCTCTTGGAAAACAATACCAATCTGTTCTGGGACAATACCTTTGATTCTGGTAATGGTGCCCTTGGCCTGGGAACAACAACGCCCCAAACCAAGCTTCATATCAGGGAAGCAGCCGGGAACAATCTCACATACGGATTACAGCTACAGAATGCAAATAACAATGCAAGTGGAGGCTCAGCAGCAGGAATCCTATTTTCCGTGGAAGCAACAGGAAACTTCGGAAAAGGGGCATTGGTCTACGAGCGAAATCAAAATTTTGCCAAAGGGGACTTCCATTTCCTTCAAAATATAGCTAGCACTACAGACAATCCTGATTTGACAGATGCTGTAATGACCATTAAGAACACAGGGGAAGTTGGTATTGGAGAGCTTAATCCCAATGCACAACTTCATGTCAAAAGAAGTGCGGGAAACAATCTTTTCTATGGGTTACAATTGCAAAACTCAAATAACAATAATACCGGGGGTTCAGCATCTGGAATTCTGTTCGCTGTTGAAGCTACTGGCAATTACGGAAAGGGTGCTTTGGTGTATGAAAGAAAAGACCAAAATGCAAAAGGGGATTTTCATTTTCTTCAAAACGATGACAATAACCAAAATGTTCCAGATCTATCCCACGCAATCATGACCATTAAAAACGATGGAAAAGTAGGGGTCGGAACCACTGCACCAAATTCAACACTACAGACAACGGGGTCTTTCTCAGCTCCAATTGTATCTACCTTGGGCAACACAACATTGGATGCTTCACATTACACCGTTATCTTAGACGGCCTTCACTCGATAACTTTACCAGTCGCCAACACCTGTCAAGGTAGAATCTATATTATTAAGAACCCTACAGCGTTCAATCCAACTATTTCTTCTTATTTTGATAGTGTTGGAGCAAGCACCACCACCATTCCAACTGGAGTTGTTCAGCTACAAAGTGACGGAACTAACTGGCAACAAATCAACTAA
- a CDS encoding gliding motility-associated C-terminal domain-containing protein: MKNWSFIAFLFWASIICGQTAMHNTGSIRIHTNGNLGFHTNFINDSPFDNNEGLAGFYGNENIEVLGSIPPSFSDVEIFVLNNVSLENSIDINNNTNFISGNVQSPHDDQTINLNFTDTGFFTGESDISKITGFAGAKNRTLFSFPVGDEDMLRPLLLESEEQTSLAICAYFFENPSVPISLSQTFDTTQKARDIGTITDKEFWIAQNDAISTITISWNERSDLESISNIDIDEIIVVGWSKQSNQWEIIGSDAFSGDINQGFVTSLPFVPSDFAAITFGTIPLPMDTFAVNNPTLGNYFLSPNGDGTNDFLVIEGMSESPNNSLRIFNRFGQKVFEKNNYVDEFTGLSNTGSFYLSQDIGLPEGVYYYLVVLDDLELEYQGILFLDR, from the coding sequence ATGAAAAATTGGTCTTTTATAGCGTTTCTTTTTTGGGCTAGTATAATTTGCGGACAAACTGCAATGCACAATACCGGTTCAATCCGTATTCACACCAATGGAAATCTGGGATTCCACACCAATTTTATAAATGATTCCCCTTTTGACAATAACGAAGGACTTGCAGGCTTTTATGGTAACGAGAATATTGAGGTACTCGGAAGTATCCCTCCCTCTTTTTCAGATGTTGAGATTTTTGTTCTCAACAATGTCTCACTAGAAAACTCTATAGATATTAACAACAATACCAATTTCATAAGTGGAAATGTCCAATCTCCACATGATGATCAGACCATAAATTTAAACTTCACCGATACTGGTTTTTTTACAGGCGAAAGCGATATTTCCAAAATAACCGGTTTTGCCGGAGCCAAAAATCGGACGTTGTTCTCTTTTCCTGTTGGTGATGAGGACATGCTCAGGCCCCTTCTTTTGGAATCGGAGGAACAAACATCCTTAGCAATATGCGCCTACTTTTTTGAAAACCCATCAGTACCAATTTCACTATCACAGACCTTTGATACAACCCAAAAAGCGAGGGATATTGGTACAATTACAGACAAAGAATTTTGGATTGCACAAAATGATGCGATTTCTACAATAACAATAAGTTGGAACGAAAGAAGTGATTTAGAATCCATTTCAAATATTGATATAGATGAAATTATCGTAGTTGGTTGGAGCAAACAATCCAATCAATGGGAAATAATCGGCAGTGATGCTTTTAGCGGTGACATAAATCAAGGGTTTGTAACCTCTTTACCTTTTGTGCCCAGTGATTTCGCTGCCATTACCTTTGGTACAATCCCATTGCCAATGGATACTTTTGCAGTAAACAATCCAACACTAGGCAACTATTTTTTAAGTCCAAATGGAGACGGTACAAATGATTTTTTAGTAATTGAAGGCATGTCAGAATCTCCCAACAACAGTCTTCGAATATTCAATCGTTTTGGACAAAAAGTATTTGAAAAAAACAATTATGTGGATGAGTTCACTGGATTATCAAATACTGGAAGTTTTTATTTAAGTCAAGATATTGGACTCCCTGAAGGGGTCTATTATTATCTGGTTGTTTTGGATGATCTGGAGCTTGAATACCAAGGAATTCTCTTCCTTGACAGATAA